A window of the Cannabis sativa cultivar Pink pepper isolate KNU-18-1 chromosome X, ASM2916894v1, whole genome shotgun sequence genome harbors these coding sequences:
- the LOC115707579 gene encoding protein ENHANCED DISEASE RESISTANCE 2-like, producing MCPTTKQKHRSSAAGAGRSSRSDESTTGETDWMTESINGGSLHKVDLITGINGWASPPGNLFSLRAKNYLTKRQKSPAGDYLLTPIGMDWLKSSTKLDNVLARSDNRVANSLRRSQGQGKSLKSFIFAVNLQVPGKDQHSAVFYFATDDPISPGSLLYRFVNGDDAFRNQRFKIVNRIVKGPWIVKKTVGNYSACLLGKALNCNYHRGTNYLEIDVDIGSSAIASAILHLALGYVTSVAIDMGFLIEAQTEEELPERLVGAVRVCQMEMSSAAVVDAPHAPSVVRGIAKVNHHRSGDGDYDDN from the coding sequence aTGTGTCCAACAACTAAGCAAAAACACCGTAGCTCCGCCGCCGGAGCCGGCCGAAGCTCCAGATCCGATGAATCCACGACCGGAGAAACCGATTGGATGACGGAATCGATCAATGGCGGATCTCTACACAAGGTTGACCTAATCACTGGAATTAACGGCTGGGCTTCACCACCAGGTAATCTCTTCTCACTCAGAGCCAAGAATTATCTCACTAAACGACAAAAATCTCCTGCTGGAGATTACTTACTCACTCCGATCGGTATGGACTGGCTCAAATCCAGTACTAAACTCGATAACGTTCTCGCTCGTTCCGATAATCGCGTGGCGAACTCGTTAAGGAGATCTCAAGGTCAGGGAAAATCTCTTAAGAGCTTTATATTCGCTGTGAATCTTCAAGTTCCTGGTAAAGATCAGCATAGCGCTGTGTTTTACTTCGCCACAGACGATCCTATCTCTCCTGGTTCGCTTCTTTACCGATTCGTTAACGGTGACGATGCGTTTAGAAATCAACGGTTCAAGATCGTGAATCGGATCGTTAAAGGACCGTGGATCGTCAAGAAAACGGTGGGGAATTACAGTGCTTGTTTGTTAGGTAAGGCATTGAACTGTAATTACCATAGAGGAACGAACTATCTTGAGATCGACGTTGATATAGGAAGCTCCGCCATAGCCAGTGCGATTCTTCACCTCGCGCTTGGTTACGTTACGAGCGTTGCGATCGATATGGGGTTTTTGATCGAGGCGCAGACGGAGGAAGAGTTGCCGGAGAGATTAGTCGGTGCAGTTAGGGTTTGTCAAATGGAGATGTCGTCAGCTGCTGTGGTTGACGCGCCTCACGCGCCGAGTGTAGTGCGTGGTATAGCGAAGGTGAATCATCATAGGTCCGGCGATGGTGACTATGACGATAATTAA